One part of the Solanum dulcamara chromosome 3, daSolDulc1.2, whole genome shotgun sequence genome encodes these proteins:
- the LOC129882994 gene encoding protein TIME FOR COFFEE isoform X2, whose protein sequence is MDRNREARRTGMVAATSNGLSRRRHRSNSLRDSPDEEGGVEIQESVRLRERVKKDRDRERERDRERDRERDIRERDIRDRDRDRSSRSKRRRADRLMMHRGGEDGGDDSSEESVNDDEDDDDEETTTTTNVVSASSRLLPPPNPAPATMGGSSISNHHHHHNNNHNHHHLQPRKNFPPNVGGKVFRAAPVWKTGDEMIGVSVPRKARSASTKRSHDWISGTTGGGGNSGVVTGDQIHQQVSTASPVGQNILATSPSPAAPLSPSSSNVSVRKKIKPSGQKRPPAKSPPKVSSSNPEELEIEIAEVLYGLMTQSQGPSKKESGTNDTREVNNRSRVSSPASNSNSSATPLSTVAPKRKRPRQVLENPGGFGVRSSPISSTTAKVEMDQTTMKMEVFSPNLEKTPQSTVENGVSLYDVSASVQSLPAATDPMPEPMKVESEVKRRPGESEFKESKEEVNSPKRESVTLGVDNSIREDAAAVAVTQVSGIVSEVENQREEKFQIDLMAPPPQLRSSPEREAEMDFGSAAVDNNKHNISENIVEMKPAVKEKDDERIGKAEKDEGVVSVEAEEQKSKAAVEEINSHKPSESNRGRNINLDLDLEKPEKDSGGSGKFQQQSQKLQQQHQPSPPSQKATKEESILEKTGQSSSLPMPMSMASWPGGLPPMGYMAPLQGVVAMDGSTVSSAAPMQPLFSQPRPKRCATHCYIARNIHCLQQFMKMHPFWPPAAGTAPFFGAKSNLNVMPAADLHGNLAVRGASAGPEKGQGLAIFPSNGGKDKVQPANIADAAQRKQQMLLQQALPPVPPNNLLHGPAFIFPLNQQQAAAAVRPGPAKSPSTTGPSVSPNTSNPAAGTASATAGGAATAISFNYPNMSPNEAQYLAILQNNAYAFPIPAVGPPPSYRGTHPQPMPLFNGSFYSSQMIHPSQVQQQQHQQQQHQQHHQQHQQQQQQQQQQPATSQSQQMQQGQQNTSMSSGSSSSHKHLQNQQQRSQGNAVNGGGNLHNFSGTKNHPSQSPAQSQNQHMPPQTRHIENEAGSEDSPSTAERKRSHGPINVYSQNFAMPMHPSNFGLMTPPANFGVTSSAVGSNNHQNEKKPQQQQQQQPPGLKTSLESVPPQPFAMSFASFNGATAGPGIDMSMAQNHAIFQSLPEATRQNLQMAAAAAAQAVQQKKNFRVSEDGKSGSGDQSGADTERKVLAMKPSGNAGQSIAFSRSDTSDASGSTIAANSVIDSSSRSLNLPSGASWTARAAMPSAMGALNVPNAQLQAQFQQQQQQMIQLHKQQQQQQQFAAAVAARSKTTASSNGNVYSEHLTSSASAASKFPNAMSAFPQNLVQSGNNSSQAQSPQWKNSTRTSTSQAPSSLSSTSSLKNLSQQQQQHVRSQQSHTQISFGTNQRSTPPPQGQQPPNNNQSPSSPMMVGSPTTSSISKGASGSPRPTNSATTSNKTGQNSSLSTQQGKSSTSVPNQKSSPAGGRNVPSTLGNPHNIASTSGGGTKSQQQQQQHLQKSMQQAQLFFSSPYAQAQPPHSTVTSSTGQATGGYYLQRRRPDQPGQQPPGSSAASSSSGMLTLCPVTLGGGTTSDPAKAIAAAAAANNMKGGVLPSQGILHAAQYTTQTSGSQHQLLPAGFSYVHPVPAAVQVKPAEQKQPAA, encoded by the exons ATGGATAGGAACAGAGAAGCAAGAAGAACTGGTATGGTAGCCGCCACATCTAATGGATTATCAAGACGCAGACATAGAAGTAACAGTCTTAGAGATTCCCCTG ATGAAGAAGGGGGTGTAGAGATTCAAGAATCTGTAAGGTTAAGGGAGAGAGTGAAGAAAGATCGAGATCGGGAACGTGAGAGAGACAGAGAACGAGATAGAGAAAGGGATATTAGAGAGAGGGATATTAGGGATAGAGATAGAGATAGGTCAAGTCGGAGTAAAAGAAGAAGAGCTGATAGATTGATGATGCACAGAGGTGGAGAAGATGGTGGAGATGATAGTTCAGAAGAAAGTGTAAAcgatgatgaagatgatgatgatgaagagaCGACGACAACAACAAACGTTGTTTCAGCTAGTAGTAGATTGTTGCCGCCGCCGAATCCGGCGCCGGCGACGATGGGAGGGTCGTCGATTTCAAACCATCATCATCACCATAACAACAATCATAACCACCATCATCTACAACCTCGGAAAAATTTTCCACCAAATGTTGGTGGAAAGGTGTTTAGAGCAGCACCTGTGTGGAAAACTGGTGATGAAATGATTGGTGTTTCTGTTCCAAGAAAAGCTCGTTCTG CATCTACAAAGAGGTCGCATGATTGGATTTCTGGGACAACTGGTGGTGGGGGTAACAGTGGTGTTGTCACCGGAGACCAAATTCATCAGCAAGTATCGACAGCTTCGCCGGTGGGACAGAACATTCTGGCAACATCACCATCTCCGGCAGCTCCTTTATCTCCATCTTCTTCTAATGTTTCAGtcagaaaaaaaatt AAGCCTAGTGGACAAAAACGGCCGCCGGCAAAGTCACCTCCTAAAGTTTCTTCATCCAACCCTGAAGAACTTGAGATTGAGATTGCTGAAGTTTTGTATGGATTGATGACTCAGTCGCAAGGGCCTTCAAAAAAAGAAAGTGGAACAAATGATACAAGAGAAGTTAATAACAGATCCAGAGTTTCATCTCCAGCTTCTAATTCGAACTCATCAGCTACTCCTTTATCTACTGTTG CTCCGAAGAGGAAAAGACCAAGACAAGTCTTGGAAAATCCTGGAGGATTTGGTGTACGGAGCAGCCCCATTTCGTCTACTACAGCTAAAGTGGAGATGGATCAGACAACAATGAAGATGGAGGTTTTTTCTCCTAATTTGGAGAAGACCCCACAATCTACTGTTGAAAATGGTGTTTCTTTATATGATGTAAGTGCTTCTGTGCAAAGTTTGCCGGCGGCAACAGATCCGATGCCGGAGCCGATGAAGGTGGAATCTGAGGTCAAGAGGAGGCCTGGGGAATCTGAATTTAAGGAGAGTAAGGAGGAAGTGAATTCACCAAAAAGGGAATCTGTTACTTTGGGAGTAGATAATAGTATTCGTGAGGATGCTGCTGCTGTTGCAGTTACCCAAGT CAGTGGAATTGTTTCAGAAGTGGAAAACCAGAGAGAGGAGAAGTTCCAGATAGATCTTATG GCTCCTCCTCCGCAGTTGAGATCATCACCTGAAAGGGAGGCTGAGATGGATTTTGGCTCAGCAGCTGTGGATAATAATAAGCATAATATATCAGAAAATATTGTT GAAATGAAGCCTGCTGTGAAAGAAAAGGATGATGAAAGGATTGGCAAGGCTGAGAAAGATGAAGGGGTGGTGAGTGTTGAAGCTGAGGAACAGAAGTCTAAAGCAGCTGTAGAAGAAATTAATTCTCATAAGCCAAGTGAGAGTAATAGGGGAAGGAATATTAATCTTGATCTTGATTTGGAAAAGCCAGAAAAGGATAGTGGTGGAAGTGGCAAATTCCAACAGCAGAGTCAAAAGTTGCAGCAGCAGCACCAACCATCACCTCCTTCCCAAAaagctactaaagaagaatcaatTCTAGAAAAAACTG GTCAATCCAGCTCTTTGCCTATGCCAATGTCTATGGCTAGCTGGCCTGGTGGGCTTCCTCCCATGGG ATACATGGCGCCTTTACAAGGAGTTGTTGCTATGGATGGAAGTACAGTTTCCTCTGCTGCTCCAATGCAG CCTCTATTCTCTCAACCACGGCCCAAAAGATGTGCAACACATTGTTACATTGCTAGGAACATACATTGTCTTCAGCAATTTATGAAGATGCATCCTTTCTGGCCACCTGCTGCTGGCACTGCACCATTCTTTGGAGCCAAGAGCAATCTCAATGTTATGCCGGCCGCGGATCTCCATGGAAACTTAGCTGTTAGGGGAGCAAGTGCTGGGCCGGAGAAGGGGCAGGGGCTTGCCATCTTCCCTAGTAATGGTGGAAAAGACAAAGTTCAACCTGCTAACATTGCAGATGCTGCTCAGAGAAAGCAGCAAATGTTACTCCAACAAGCTTTACCTCCTGTTCCGCCCAATAATCTACTG CACGGGCCTGCTTTCATCTTCCCTTTAAATCAACAACAGGCAGCTGCTGCTGTTCGTCCAGGTCCCGCAAAGTCACCTAGCACGACGGGCCCTTCAGTCTCTCCTAACACATCTAATCCTGCTGCCGGAACTGCTTCAGCTACAGCTGGTGGAGCTGCTACTGCAATTAGCTTCAACTACCCAAATATGTCTCCTAATGAAGCTCAGTACCTGGCGATCTTGCAGAATAATGCCTATGCTTTCCCAATACCAGCTGTTGGACCACCTCCGAGTTATAGAGGAACTCATCCTCAGCCCATGCCCTTGTTTAATGGATCTTTCTATTCTTCCCAGATGATTCATCCTTCCCAGGTTCAGCAACAGCAGCATCAACAACAGCAGCATCAGCAACATCATCAGCAACAtcaacaacagcaacagcagcagcagcagcagccaGCAACATCTCAGTCCCAACAAATGCAACAAGGTCAACAAAACACAAGCATGTCAAGTGGATCCTCTTCATCCCATAAGCATTTGCAGAACCAGCAACAGAGGTCCCAAGGCAATGCTGTTAATGGTGGTGGTAATTTGCATAATTTTTCTGGGACAAAAAATCATCCATCTCAGTCCCCAGCACAGTCACAGAATCAGCATATGCCCCCACAGACGCGCCATATTGAAAATGAGGCGGGCAGTGAAGATAGCCCATCAACTGCAGAGAGGAAAAGGTCGCATGGACCAATTAATGTGTACAGTCAGAATTTTGCTATGCCCATGCATCCCTCAAACTTTGGTTTGATGACTCCTCCAGCTAACTTTGGGGTTACCTCTTCTGCTGTTGgcagcaataatcatcaaaatgaGAAGAAGccacagcagcagcagcagcagcagccgCCAGGTTTAAAGACGAGTCTAGAGTCGGTGCCGCCTCAACCTTTTGCCATGTCGTTTGCTTCATTTAATGGAGCCACTGCTGGCCCTGGCATTGACATGTCCATGGCACAGAATCATGCTATTTTCCAGAGTCTCCCTGAAGCTACAAGGCAAAATTTACAGATGGCTGCAGCAGCAGCTGCTCAGGCTGTGCAGCAGAAGAAGAATTTCAGAGTATCCGAGGATGGTAAATCTGGATCTGGTGACCAGTCTGGGGCTGATACTGAAAGAAAAGTTTTAGCAATGAAGCCTTCGGGAAATGCTGGTCAGTCTATTGCATTTTCACGGTCCGATACATCTGATGCCTCTGGGTCTACTATTGCAGCCAACAGCGTTATTGATAGCTCATCAAGGTCCTTAAATCTTCCATCTGGTGCTTcatggactgctcgagctgcaaTGCCAAGTGCTATGGGAGCTCTAAATGTTCCTAATGCACAGTTGCAAGCTCAATTTcagcaacagcagcaacaaATGATTCAGCTTCAcaagcagcagcagcagcaacagcaGTTTGCAGCGGCTGTTGCTGCTCGGAGTAAGACGACAGCCTCTAGTAATGGGAATGTTTATTCGGAGCACCTGACTTCATCTGCTTCTGCTGCTTCAAAATTTCCAAACGCAATGTCTGCTTTTCCTCAAAATCTTGTACAGAGTGGTAACAACAGCAGTCAAGCTCAGTCGCCTCAGTGGAAGAATTCTACCAGAACATCGACATCCCAAGCTCCATCATCTTTGTCATCGACTTCTTCTCTGAAAAACCTTTctcagcagcagcagcagcacgTTAGATCCCAGCAAAGTCACACACAGATATCTTTTGGCACGAATCAGAGATCTACTCCTCCTCCACAGGGACAACAGCCCCCAAACAATAATCAGTCTCCCTCTTCCCCCATGATGGTTGGCTCTCCTACCACTTCCTCAATCTCAAAAGGTGCCAGTGGAAGCCCAAGACCTACAAATTCTGCTACTACAAGTAATAAAACGGGTCAAAACTCATCTTTGTCGACGCAGCAGGGTAAATCCTCGACTTCAGTTCCCAACCAGAAGTCATCTCCAGCTGGTGGGAGGAATGTGCCATCAACTCTTGGAAACCCTCATAATATAGCTTCAACTTCAGGTGGTGGAACCAAGTCtcagcagcaacaacagcaacattTACAGAAGAGTATGCAGCAAGCACAACTGTTCTTCTCAAGTCCATATGCGCAAGCTCAACCTCCGCATTCTACTGTTACAAGTTCTACGGGTCAAGCTACTGGGggatattatcttcagagacgACGTCCTGACCAGCCTGGCCAACAACCGCCTGGTTCATCGGCTGCATCCTCATCAAGTGGGATGTTGACTTTGTGTCCTGTTACTCTAGGTGGTGGCACCACTTCTGATCCTGCCAAAGCAATTGCAGCTGCTGCAGCTGCTAATAATATGAAAGGTGGTGTGTTGCCCTCGCAGGGCATCCTTCATGCTGCCCAATATACAACACAAACGTCAGGAAGTCAACATCAGCTTTTGCCTGCTGGTTTCTCATATGTGCACCCTGTTCCCGCAGCGGTTCAAGTGAAGCCAGCTGAACAGAAACAACCTGCTG CCTGA